A region from the Salifodinibacter halophilus genome encodes:
- a CDS encoding tyrosine--tRNA ligase, with protein sequence MHFDWAELARGTDEIIPETQVAERFETAAKEGRALTIKAGFDPTAPDLHLGHTVLLHKLRAFQDMGHSVVFLIGDFTGRIGDPTGKSATRKAMTADEVAANAATYEAQIYRVLDPERTRVAFNAEWLGALSTSEVVRLAASHTVARMLERDDFDKRYRSGQAIAIHEFLYPLFQGYDSVALGADLELGGSDQKFNLLVGRMLQQAYGQQSQGVLTMPLLEGVDGVDKMSKSQGNHIGIDEAPGEQFGKIMSISDALMWRYYDLISHQSVASIAQYRREVDEGGNPRDYKLALAEEIVARFHGAATGEDARRRFLERFSEGRFAADLEPTTVAVTPDGIAIATLLCRAGLTASNSEGMRLIKQGAVRIDDQRVENTKLELVPPQELAVRVGKKRMARVLLTKGAQ encoded by the coding sequence ATTCATTTCGATTGGGCAGAACTGGCCCGTGGCACCGACGAAATTATCCCCGAGACGCAGGTTGCTGAGCGTTTCGAGACTGCGGCGAAAGAGGGCCGGGCGCTGACGATCAAGGCAGGTTTCGATCCGACAGCGCCAGACTTGCATCTTGGCCATACCGTTTTGCTACACAAGCTACGCGCTTTCCAAGACATGGGCCACAGCGTCGTGTTCCTGATCGGCGATTTTACCGGGCGGATCGGTGATCCGACTGGCAAAAGCGCGACACGCAAGGCGATGACAGCCGATGAGGTCGCGGCCAACGCAGCGACCTACGAGGCCCAGATCTACCGTGTGCTCGATCCTGAGCGCACGCGTGTTGCATTCAATGCCGAATGGCTGGGTGCGTTGTCGACGAGTGAAGTGGTTCGACTCGCGGCCAGTCATACGGTTGCGCGCATGCTCGAACGTGACGATTTCGACAAACGCTACCGCAGTGGTCAGGCCATCGCGATTCACGAGTTCCTATACCCGCTTTTCCAGGGCTACGACTCGGTTGCCTTGGGAGCCGACCTAGAGCTCGGCGGCAGCGACCAGAAATTCAACCTATTAGTGGGGCGGATGCTGCAACAGGCTTATGGGCAGCAATCCCAGGGCGTGCTAACCATGCCTTTGCTCGAAGGGGTGGATGGTGTCGATAAGATGTCCAAATCGCAGGGGAATCACATCGGCATCGATGAAGCGCCGGGCGAGCAGTTCGGCAAAATAATGTCGATCTCCGATGCGCTAATGTGGCGCTACTACGATTTAATCTCGCATCAATCGGTCGCCTCCATCGCGCAATATCGGCGCGAAGTTGATGAGGGTGGCAACCCGCGTGACTACAAGCTTGCACTGGCTGAGGAAATCGTAGCGCGTTTCCACGGCGCTGCCACAGGCGAAGATGCGCGTCGGCGATTCCTGGAGCGCTTTTCCGAAGGGCGTTTTGCTGCTGATCTGGAGCCAACCACCGTGGCAGTGACGCCGGATGGCATCGCCATCGCGACACTTTTATGCCGTGCCGGTCTGACAGCAAGCAACAGCGAAGGCATGCGTCTGATCAAGCAAGGCGCGGTGCGCATCGACGATCAGCGCGTCGAAAACACGAAACTTGAGCTGGTTCCGCCCCAGGAATTAGCCGTGCGGGTTGGCAAGAAACGTATGGCGCGTGTCCTCTTGACCAAGGGTGCACAATAG
- a CDS encoding anhydro-N-acetylmuramic acid kinase → MSEHSLYIGLMSGTSVDAIDAALVAFNNDGTARLVATHSQPLPATLRTELLALSDASARVSLTNLGALDQRTGYWFARAANVLMHQAGVRPADITAIGSHGQTVCHQPEATLAFSTQIGSPSRIAAETGTTVVADFRNADMAVDGQGAPLAPAFHAAFFGHATRSRAVLNVGGIANLSVIAPAGTAAAPDVTGFDTGPGNALMDAWIDDQLSLPFDHDGQWAAKGRVDTPLLECLRSDAFINRAPPKSTGRDHYGLAWLRSHLDQLEHTPRPVDVQTTLCRFTAETAGDAIVAYSPGNSDAILCGGGTHNPVFKAMLAERIAPRAVVTSDDFGINGDWVEAVAFSWLARRRINGDPGNAPGVTGARTPACLGGVYLPPSGEN, encoded by the coding sequence ATGTCTGAACACTCACTTTATATCGGCCTGATGTCCGGGACGAGCGTCGACGCGATCGACGCCGCACTCGTTGCATTTAACAACGATGGCACCGCACGCCTGGTCGCCACGCATAGCCAACCATTACCGGCGACCCTGCGGACCGAGCTGCTCGCCTTGTCGGACGCCAGCGCCCGCGTATCGCTCACCAATCTCGGAGCGCTCGATCAGCGGACTGGCTATTGGTTCGCGCGCGCGGCCAATGTTCTGATGCACCAAGCCGGCGTGCGCCCAGCTGATATCACCGCAATCGGCAGCCACGGTCAAACGGTCTGCCACCAGCCAGAGGCGACGCTGGCCTTCAGTACGCAAATCGGATCGCCCAGCCGCATAGCCGCCGAGACCGGGACGACGGTAGTCGCCGATTTTCGGAACGCCGACATGGCAGTCGATGGCCAAGGCGCACCACTGGCGCCTGCTTTTCACGCCGCCTTCTTTGGCCACGCCACACGCAGCCGCGCGGTATTGAACGTTGGCGGCATTGCCAATCTGTCGGTCATCGCACCGGCCGGCACAGCGGCCGCGCCTGACGTGACTGGTTTCGACACCGGCCCCGGCAACGCATTGATGGACGCATGGATCGATGACCAGCTAAGCCTACCGTTCGACCATGACGGACAATGGGCAGCCAAAGGTCGCGTGGATACACCGCTGCTTGAATGCCTCCGGTCCGATGCGTTTATCAACCGCGCACCGCCCAAAAGCACCGGCCGCGACCATTACGGCCTAGCCTGGCTGCGGTCTCACCTCGATCAGCTCGAACACACGCCACGGCCGGTCGACGTACAGACGACGCTGTGTCGTTTCACTGCCGAGACAGCCGGTGATGCAATCGTCGCCTACAGTCCGGGCAATAGCGACGCTATTCTGTGTGGCGGCGGCACCCACAATCCGGTTTTCAAGGCGATGCTCGCCGAGCGCATCGCACCACGGGCGGTCGTGACCAGCGACGATTTCGGCATCAACGGCGACTGGGTGGAAGCAGTCGCGTTTTCGTGGCTCGCACGGCGGCGCATTAACGGCGATCCCGGCAATGCACCTGGCGTTACCGGCGCGCGCACGCCAGCA